In Necator americanus strain Aroian chromosome IV, whole genome shotgun sequence, the following proteins share a genomic window:
- a CDS encoding hypothetical protein (NECATOR_CHRIV.G16448.T1) yields MAICTYNARTLASEAAIEDLMMQAKKIKYDVIGLTETRRRHPLNAVYETGKEVFLGTCDSRGVGGVGVLVNTSMAKNIDSFEQLTTRIGRLRMRRCGPIPALTIFVVYAPTSSYEEEEVEAFYMDLEKFYQEDHAFYKVIVGNFNAKVGPRRTPEELHIGTHGLQWNDQGERLSEFIMTTKTIHGNSKFQKPSSLRWTWESPGGGYRNEIDHIIVNKRFCLTDVGVVPKFYTGSDHRLLRGRFSFTRRAEKAAKFRERNPRTTINWDLFATLAGFWEDSAMDNIDEEYDRLVEHLHDCAKKAESFKTTRRRLSLETLELIRQRGAVRAAGNQELTSELARLCREAIKGDLKERRAEVLAEAAEAGKSIRYAHRDFASRKTRMTALRNPKGSHCIEKGDGENHLRLLL; encoded by the coding sequence atggcgatctgtacttataacgcacgtacgcttgcatcggaagcggccatcgaagatctgatgatgcaagccaagaagatcaagtacgacgtcatcggactgaccgagacgagacgacgtcaccctctcaacgccgtatatgaaactggaaaagaagtgttcttaggaacatgcgacagtagaggtgttggtggagttggcgtcctcgtcaacacgagtatggcaaagaacatcgactcttttgaacaacttacgacccgaatcggacgtctgcggatgagaagatgtggcccaataccagctttgactatcttcgtcgtttacgctccaacatcaagctacgaagaagaagaagtcgaagctttctatatggacctggagaagttctaccaagaagatcatgccttctacaaggtcatagttggcaatttcaacgctaaggttggcccaagaagaacgccggaggaacttcacatcgggacccacggcctacaatggaatgaccagggagagaggctctccgagttcatcatgacgactaagaccatccatgggaactcgaaatttcagaagccctcttctttacgctggacgtgggagtcacccggtggagggtaccgtaatgaaatagaccacatcatcgtcaataaaaggttctgcctgacggacgtcggtgttgtaccaaagttctatacgggatcggaccatcgcctcctccgaggaagattttccttcacaaggagagcagagaaagccgccaagttcagagagagaaatcccagaactaccatcaactgggatctcttcgctacgctagccggcttttgggaagattctgcaatggacaacatcgacgaggaatatgaccggcttgtcgaacaccttcacgactgcgcgaagaaggctgagagttttaaaaccaccaggaggcgcctgtctcttgaaactcttgagctgatacgccagcgtggagcagtacgagccgcagggaaccaagaactcacgtccgagctcgcaaggctttgccgagaggcgataaagggagaccttaaagagagaagagcagaagtgctggctgaagctgcagaggcggggaaaagcatccgttATGCCcatcgagacttcgccagtcgcaagacgaggatgactg